The Aquipuribacter sp. SD81 DNA segment GTCTCGACCACGCGGCCGGTGCGGATGATGCTGACGCGGTCCGCGAGCGCCTCCACCTCGGCGAGGATGTGGCTGCTCAGCAGGACGGTGCGGCCCTCGTCGCGGGCCTCGCGGACGCACTGCGTGAAGACGGACTCCATGAGCGGGTCGAGCCCTGACGTCGGCTCGTCGAGCACGAGCAGCTCCGCGCGCGAGGCCAGCGCCGCGACGAGCGCGACCTTCTGCCGGTTGCCCTTGGAGTACGTCCGGGCCTTCTTCGTGGGGTCGAGCTCGAAGCGCTCGAGCAGCTCGGCCCGGCGGGCGGCGTCCACGTCGCCGCGCAGCCTCGCGAGCAGGTCGATCGTCTCGCCGCCGGTGATGCCGGGCCACAAGGTGACGTCGCCCGGCACGTAGGCGAGGCGCCGGTGCAGCGCGACGGCGTCGCGCCAGGCGTCCTGGCCGAACAGGCGCACGTCGCCGGCGTCGGCGCGCAGCAGACCGAGCAGGACGCGGATGGCGGTCGACTTGCCGGCGCCGTTGGGGCCGAGGAAGCCGTGCACCTCGCCCGGTGCCACGGAGAGGTCGAGCCCGTCGAGGGCGCGCGTGCGGCCGAAGGTCTTCACCACGCCGCGGAGGTCGAGGATCGAGGTCACGAGCGCCGACGCTACACCCGTTTCACGAATGTGTGAATGTTGTGGAGCGGGTTACAGTTCGGCGGTGACGCAGGAGGCGACCGACCGGCGCGAGGACGTGCTCCGGTTCGTCGAGCGCTTCGCGCTCGTCATGCGGCAGTCCGGCATCCCGCCGATGCCGGCGCGCGTCCTCGCCTTCGCGCTCGCCGACGACGCCGACCGCTACACCGCCGCCGACCTGCAGGAGGCGCTCGGGGTGAGCGCCGCCGCCGTGTCGGGCGCGGTCCGCTTCCTCGTCCAGGCGCGGCTGCTCCGTCGCGACCGGGAGCCCGGTACCCGCAGCGACCTCTACGTCGTCGACGACGCCGACCTGTGGTCACCCATCTTCGCCGGCGAGGTCGAGCAGCTCGGCGTGTGGGCGGACGTCGTCGCCGAGGGCGTCGAGGCCGTCGGTGCGGACACCCCCGGCGGGCGGCGGCTCCGCGAGTCGCAGGAGTTCTTCGCCTACATGCGCGGTGAGCTGCCGCGGCTGCTCGAGGGCTGGAGGGCGCACCGGGAGGCGCACCGGCACGAGTGGTGATGACAGGTACAACCTGACCACCTTAGTCTGGTCAACATGACCACCCAGTACAACGTGGCGGAGGCGAAGGCGCAGCTCTCGCGCATCCTCGACCAGGTGCTCGCCGGCGAGGACGTCGTCCTCGCGCGGTCGGGTGTGCCGCTCGCGCGGCTGGTGCCCGTGGAGGTGCCGACGCGACGTGAGCTCGGCTTCCTGCCGCTCGCGATGCCGGACGGCCGCTTCGACCCGCTGACCGAGGCCGAGCTGGCGGACTGGGAGTGACGAGCGCACTGCTCGACACGCACGCCTACGTCTGGGCCGTCACGGCGCCGGGGCG contains these protein-coding regions:
- a CDS encoding ABC transporter ATP-binding protein is translated as MTSILDLRGVVKTFGRTRALDGLDLSVAPGEVHGFLGPNGAGKSTAIRVLLGLLRADAGDVRLFGQDAWRDAVALHRRLAYVPGDVTLWPGITGGETIDLLARLRGDVDAARRAELLERFELDPTKKARTYSKGNRQKVALVAALASRAELLVLDEPTSGLDPLMESVFTQCVREARDEGRTVLLSSHILAEVEALADRVSIIRTGRVVETGTLEELRHLTRTSVRADVGGDPAALAGTPGVHDLVVTTTGSGHRLDCEVDTDHLDGLLRALVPLRVHALTSRPPTLEELFLRHYGERVDDQVGDQGERAGVDDSHAAARSA
- a CDS encoding type II toxin-antitoxin system Phd/YefM family antitoxin; protein product: MTTQYNVAEAKAQLSRILDQVLAGEDVVLARSGVPLARLVPVEVPTRRELGFLPLAMPDGRFDPLTEAELADWE
- a CDS encoding GbsR/MarR family transcriptional regulator; translation: MTQEATDRREDVLRFVERFALVMRQSGIPPMPARVLAFALADDADRYTAADLQEALGVSAAAVSGAVRFLVQARLLRRDREPGTRSDLYVVDDADLWSPIFAGEVEQLGVWADVVAEGVEAVGADTPGGRRLRESQEFFAYMRGELPRLLEGWRAHREAHRHEW